The window TCGGGGATGGAGCGAGCGTCCTTACCTCCAGGGGCTGCCCTCACCGGTGTGTCTTCTGCGTGGGCCGCAAGATGATCGGGGCCAAAGGCCGGTTCCGCAGCCCAGCGTCGGTAGTGGATGAAATGGAGGCCCTGGTAAACCAGGGGTTCCGGCGCATCCGGGTGGAAGATGACCTGTTTACTTTCCGGAGGGAGCGGACCTTGGCCATCTGCCAGGAGTTGGACGATAGTGGTCTTGCCGTAAAATGGCGAGCCTATGCCCGGGTAGATTCAGTCGATCCGGAACTCTTGTCGCGGATGCGCCAAGCGGGCTGCGAACGAATCCTCTTTGGGGCTGAGAGCGGAAGCCCGGAGATCTTACAACATATCCGCAAAGGTATCACCCCAGAGCAAACTCGCCGGGCGGTGGAGATGGCTCGCGACGCGGGTATTGGAGTCCTGGCTTCCTTCGTATTAGGTCTTCCGGGTGAAACTCCCCAAACCTTGCGCCAGACCTTAAAATTTGCCGACTCCTTGCGGGTTCCTTATAGCCTGAACCTGCTTACCCCGTACGTGGGAACCGAGATAAGAGAGCAAGCCGCGGAATGG of the Deltaproteobacteria bacterium genome contains:
- a CDS encoding radical SAM protein, whose product is MGRKMIGAKGRFRSPASVVDEMEALVNQGFRRIRVEDDLFTFRRERTLAICQELDDSGLAVKWRAYARVDSVDPELLSRMRQAGCERILFGAESGSPEILQHIRKGITPEQTRRAVEMARDAGIGVLASFVLGLPGETPQTLRQTLKFADSLRVPYSLNLLTPYVGTEIREQAAEWGIQILSSDWSLYGQGHPITATPTVKPWHLSRAVNNYRRGISQYLQDLLEAEGRGRLGKEHRDELQRYRHWNFLRRLIGEEILERHGNTLRESNGLKGPVKSIAPRLGMKIREVEKHLQPLIQEGNICLQPIAQDRVQWEWAEN